Sequence from the Longimicrobiaceae bacterium genome:
TCGGCTCGGCCTCGGCCTGCTTGGCGCCATCGGACACACTGGTGAAGCGGGGAATCGCGATCGCCGCCAGGATGCCGATGATCACCACCACGATCATCAGCTCGATGAGGGTGAAGCCCTTGCTGTTGCGAAGGTTTCGCATTGTGACTCTCTCTCCGTGGGAGTGTTAAGAGGCGGAGAAGGTGTTCGCCCGCCGCTGGCCGCGGAGTAAGGCAACGCATATGCCCTGTGGGGTAACAGAGGGTAAGCCGTGACGGGGACGCTACTTAGATTCTCATAGGTCCACGGAGAGGGGTCTTGCCGCGGCGAGATCCTGCACGATGCATTGCAGAGTGCAAGGTGCCGCCGGAGGGTTGCGTCGCTGGGTGGGGGTACCTATATCGCATCGCCCCCCCCGACCCTGGTCGCGGGGCGTTTCACCATGCGCGCAACGAGTGAAGGAGCACGGGCGTGAACGACACGCACAACGATATAAAGGATGTTACCATCATCGGCGGCGGGCCCACGGGCCTCTTCGCCGCCTTCTACGCCGGGCTGCGCGGCGTCTCCTGCCGGATCATCGACGCCCTCCCTGAGCTGGGGGGACAGCTCATGGCGCTCTACCCGGAGAAATACATCTACGACGTCGGGGGGCTGCCGAAGATCCTCGCTAAGGATCTGGTGAAGAACATGATCCAGCAGGGGACGCAGTTCGATCCCGACATCGTGCTGGAGGCAGAGGTCCGCGAGCTGATCCACGAGAACGGTCACATCCGCCTCACCACGCCCAAGGGCGACTTCTTCTCACGCACCGTCATCATCACGGCGGGCAAGGGCGCCCTGAACCCCCGGGTGCTGGAGTGCCCCGGCTGGGAGGAGCTCTACGAGAACGGCGGCGGCGTCCATACGCATGTGCGCCGGCCCGAGGACTTCCGCGACCGCCGCGTCCTGCTGGTGGGCGGCGGTGACTCGGCCGTCGACTGGGCGCTGGGCCTGCAAGGCATCGCCCGCGAGATCACCCTCATCCACCGCCGGGATCAGTTCCGCGCGCACCGCGCCAGCGTGGAGCAGATGCGGGCGCTGGCCGCCGAGGGGAAGCTGACCATCCTCACCCCCTACGAGGTGCGGGCCATCGAATCGGACGGAGCCTGCGTCAGCGCGGCGATCATCTACCGCAACGACACCAACGAGGATCTGCGGCTGGAGGTCGACTCGGTAGTCGCGCTGCTCGGCTTCAAGCCCGACCTCGGCCCGATCGGCAACTGGGGCCTCGAGCTGGAGCGCAACTCGATCAAGGTCTCCCCCCTGATGGAGACCAATCTCCCCGGCGTCTACGCCGCCGGCGACGTCACTCATTATCCCGGCAAGCTGGAGCTGATCGCCACCGGCTACAGCGAGGCCGCCATCGCCGTCAACAACGCGGTCCACTACCTGAACCCCAAGGCCCGGGTGAATCCGGGGCATTCGACGAACCTGAAGCAGTTCGCGCAGGACTCGGGGGAGGGATGAGGGGGGCGGGGTGACAAGGTGACAATGACAGGAGGGGAAATGACGGTGGCGGTAAGACAAGGAGACACGGAGACAAGGAGCCAAGGAGTGGGGGGGGACGAGGTGAAGGGGTGAACGAGCGCCAATACCGTCACGACACTGGCCAACGGACGGGGGTGTAATCCGCGCCTCGAAACCCTCGCCTTGTCACCTTGTCACCCCGTCACCCCACCAAGCCCCGGCACCACACCAGAACACCCAGCTACGCCCATGGATCTCCACAACCGCTCCGCCCTCGTCACCGGTGCCGCCGTACGGGTGGGGCGGGCGATTGCGCTGGGGCTGGCGCGCGGAGGGGCGCGAGTGGTCATCCACTACCACGGGTCGGGGGAGGAGGCGGAGGCGCTGGCGCGGCAGATCCGGGAGGAGGGGGGCGAGGCGGCCACTCTCCAGGCCGACCTGTCGCGCCACGACGAGGTGCTGGGTCTGGCCGAGCAGGCGGAAGGCCCGTTCGGCCCCCTCGACATCCTCGTCAACAACGCCTCGATCTTCCCGGAGCAGCCGCTCGCCGAGGTGGACGAGAGCCTCTGGAACCGCACACTGGC
This genomic interval carries:
- a CDS encoding NAD(P)/FAD-dependent oxidoreductase yields the protein MNDTHNDIKDVTIIGGGPTGLFAAFYAGLRGVSCRIIDALPELGGQLMALYPEKYIYDVGGLPKILAKDLVKNMIQQGTQFDPDIVLEAEVRELIHENGHIRLTTPKGDFFSRTVIITAGKGALNPRVLECPGWEELYENGGGVHTHVRRPEDFRDRRVLLVGGGDSAVDWALGLQGIAREITLIHRRDQFRAHRASVEQMRALAAEGKLTILTPYEVRAIESDGACVSAAIIYRNDTNEDLRLEVDSVVALLGFKPDLGPIGNWGLELERNSIKVSPLMETNLPGVYAAGDVTHYPGKLELIATGYSEAAIAVNNAVHYLNPKARVNPGHSTNLKQFAQDSGEG